The window GAAGGACCGCGCCGCGCTGCAGGCGCTGCCGCTGCTCGAGAAGAGCCACCTGCGCGCGCTCTATCCGTACCCATTGCTCACGGTGGCGCTCGAGCAGGTGGTGCGCTTCTGCGCCACCTCGGGCACCACCGGCCTGCCGGTGCTGTTCGGCTTTACGCGCAAGGACTGGGAAGACACGCTGGTGCGCCAGCTCGCGCGCATCTACCGCACGGTGGGCGTGCGCGCGGGCGACCGGGTCTACCAGGGCTATGGCTACGGGCTGTGGGTCGGCGGCAGCTCGATGGACGAGGCGCTCAAGGCCTACGGCGCGGTCAACTTCCCCGTCGGCCCGGGCCGCGGCGAGCTGATGGTGCAATGGCTGCGCGACCACCGCCACACGGTCACCACCATGTCGCCGCTGTGGCTGATGACGCTGATCCAGCAGGCGCGCAAGGCCGGCATCGACCCGCGCCGCGACTGGGCGCTGCGCGTAGGGCTGTTCGGCGGCCAGTCGGTGTCGGCCACCTTCCGCAGCGAGATGGAGGCGCTGATGCCCGAGGGCTTCCTGGCGCACAACATCTACGGCACCACCGAGGCCGGCGGGCCTGTGCTCGGCGTCTCCTGCCCGCATTCGCACGGCGACGACGAGATGCACCTGGTCAACGACGACAGCGTGCTCAGCGAGGTCCTCGACCCGCAGACCCTGCGCCCGGTGGCGCCGGGCGAGGTCGGCGAGATCGTCTTCACCACGCTCGACAAGGAGGCCTCGCCGGTGCTGCGCTGGCGCACGCGCGACCTGGTGCGCCGCTCGGCCCAGCCCTACCGCTGCGCCTGCGGCCGCCATGCCTATGCGCGCATCGGCCGCATCATCGGCCGC is drawn from Variovorax sp. PBS-H4 and contains these coding sequences:
- a CDS encoding phenylacetate--CoA ligase family protein, yielding MTESRNAQAAADAADDFLSLDELQARQDTKLAALGRRLAESPQWQAHFAAAGASPRDLKDRAALQALPLLEKSHLRALYPYPLLTVALEQVVRFCATSGTTGLPVLFGFTRKDWEDTLVRQLARIYRTVGVRAGDRVYQGYGYGLWVGGSSMDEALKAYGAVNFPVGPGRGELMVQWLRDHRHTVTTMSPLWLMTLIQQARKAGIDPRRDWALRVGLFGGQSVSATFRSEMEALMPEGFLAHNIYGTTEAGGPVLGVSCPHSHGDDEMHLVNDDSVLSEVLDPQTLRPVAPGEVGEIVFTTLDKEASPVLRWRTRDLVRRSAQPYRCACGRHAYARIGRIIGRSDDMLKVRGVLVYPSQIEDVIAGVEGLAKDAWQIYIDSERSVLDHMEVAVERVPGAACAREDLAREVRARLKARLGLSCEVRCHDEGALPRYEAKATRVLRRSAAEASPA